In a single window of the Xylanimonas protaetiae genome:
- a CDS encoding GNAT family N-acetyltransferase: MSETAAYPVAWEADVVLRDGTTTHLRPIRPADADALQRFQVNQSERSSYFRFFAPVRRLSDRELALFTHVDHVDRAALVAVRTSPEDPGTQDILGVARYDVVEPGLAEVAFNIADSVQGVGLGSVLLEHLAAAARERGLRRFTADVLPQNGGMLAVFRDAGYDVRQHLDDGVVTVSVDLDPTERSRQVMADREHRAEARSMQALLTARRVLLVGPGPDTGVPGWAASALLAQRVLDAAAADPGDTELFVLDPPAAPGPDARHVPAWDDVPAVDLVLLAVPAADAVAAVRRLAGTGARGVVVLSAGFAETGPEGLERRRELLRVAHGLGMRVVGPASWGIVTTQPGARLHASLAEHPPAPGVVGLFCQSAPAAVTLAATLVRRGLGVSAIVSAGHRADVSGNDLMQYWHDDPATKVACLYLESIGNPRKFTRVARRLAAEKPVVVVVAGRSGQVVMPGHAVRATHAPRALLDELLRQAGVIRAENTHQLIDIAQVLAHQPLPRGGRVGILASSAALAALVAEAAAAHGLVVASSSDFLAPERSADDVERVVESLYAEDACDAVVVVDVPVVMERGDVVARAVAQAAARTGRTTVVSVIGLHGMPDELAATAPDGTQVRVPAYSTPEDAVAALGKVVAYARWRERDHGAAVQPPGIDRRAARRLVTAALAAVPAPERGEPWGEGVETSVTLDGAAAAELLACYGLRVWPVRRVPTAGDAVAAAAALGWPVALKTASPTLRHRTDLGGVRLDLADAEELREAFERMRAVARAAGLDPLLEVQSMAPTGVAVVVRSVEDPLFGPVVSFGLAGDAVDLLGDVASAVAPLTDVDVHELVRAVRAAPRLFGYQGAPHADVDAVEDVVARVSVMADDLPELASLELYPVVAAEQGVSVLHAAVRLRHAAERRDPLRRVLPG, from the coding sequence GTGAGCGAGACGGCCGCGTACCCCGTCGCGTGGGAGGCGGACGTCGTCCTGCGTGACGGCACCACCACCCACCTGCGACCGATCCGCCCTGCGGACGCCGACGCCCTCCAGCGGTTCCAGGTCAACCAGTCGGAGCGGTCGTCCTACTTCCGCTTCTTCGCGCCCGTGCGCCGGCTCTCGGACCGCGAGCTCGCGCTCTTCACGCACGTCGACCACGTCGACCGCGCCGCGCTCGTCGCCGTCCGCACCAGCCCGGAGGACCCGGGCACGCAGGACATCCTCGGCGTCGCCCGGTACGACGTCGTCGAGCCGGGTCTGGCCGAGGTCGCGTTCAACATCGCCGACTCCGTGCAGGGCGTGGGCCTCGGGTCCGTGCTGCTGGAGCACCTCGCCGCCGCGGCGCGCGAGCGCGGCCTGCGCCGCTTCACCGCCGACGTGCTGCCGCAGAACGGCGGCATGCTCGCCGTGTTCCGCGACGCCGGGTACGACGTGCGCCAGCACCTCGACGACGGCGTCGTCACCGTCTCCGTGGACCTCGACCCGACGGAGCGGTCGCGGCAGGTCATGGCGGACCGCGAGCACCGCGCCGAGGCCCGCTCGATGCAGGCGCTGCTCACCGCGCGCCGCGTCCTGCTGGTCGGTCCCGGGCCGGACACGGGCGTCCCGGGCTGGGCCGCGTCCGCGCTGCTGGCCCAGCGCGTGCTCGACGCCGCGGCCGCCGACCCCGGCGACACCGAGCTGTTCGTGCTCGACCCGCCGGCGGCCCCAGGCCCGGACGCGCGGCACGTCCCGGCCTGGGACGACGTCCCTGCCGTCGACCTCGTCCTCCTCGCGGTGCCCGCCGCCGACGCCGTCGCGGCCGTCCGGCGGCTGGCGGGCACGGGCGCCCGGGGTGTCGTCGTGCTCTCGGCGGGGTTCGCCGAGACCGGCCCCGAGGGCCTCGAGCGGCGGCGCGAGCTGCTGCGCGTCGCGCACGGGCTCGGCATGCGCGTCGTCGGCCCCGCGTCCTGGGGCATCGTCACCACCCAGCCCGGCGCGCGGCTGCACGCGAGCCTCGCCGAGCACCCGCCGGCCCCCGGCGTCGTCGGCCTGTTCTGCCAGTCGGCGCCCGCCGCGGTCACGCTCGCCGCGACGCTCGTGCGCCGCGGCCTGGGCGTCTCCGCGATCGTGTCCGCCGGGCACCGCGCCGACGTCTCCGGCAACGACCTCATGCAGTACTGGCACGACGACCCCGCCACCAAGGTGGCCTGCCTGTACCTCGAGTCGATCGGCAACCCGCGCAAGTTCACGCGCGTCGCCCGGCGGCTCGCCGCCGAGAAGCCCGTCGTCGTGGTCGTCGCGGGCCGCTCCGGGCAGGTTGTCATGCCCGGCCACGCCGTGCGCGCCACGCACGCCCCGCGCGCCCTGCTCGACGAGCTGCTGCGCCAGGCCGGCGTCATCCGCGCCGAGAACACCCACCAGCTCATCGACATCGCGCAGGTGCTCGCGCACCAGCCGCTGCCGCGCGGCGGGCGCGTCGGCATCCTGGCCAGCTCCGCGGCCCTCGCCGCGCTCGTGGCCGAGGCGGCCGCCGCCCACGGCCTCGTCGTCGCGTCCTCCAGCGACTTCCTCGCCCCCGAGCGGTCCGCCGACGACGTCGAGCGCGTCGTCGAGTCCCTCTACGCCGAGGACGCGTGCGACGCCGTCGTCGTCGTCGACGTACCCGTCGTCATGGAGCGCGGCGACGTCGTCGCCCGGGCCGTCGCGCAGGCCGCGGCGCGCACGGGGCGCACCACGGTCGTGTCCGTCATCGGGCTGCACGGCATGCCCGACGAGCTCGCCGCGACCGCCCCCGACGGCACCCAGGTGCGCGTTCCCGCGTACTCCACGCCCGAGGACGCCGTCGCCGCGCTCGGCAAGGTGGTCGCCTACGCCCGCTGGCGCGAGCGCGACCACGGCGCCGCCGTGCAGCCGCCCGGCATCGACCGGCGTGCCGCGCGCCGCCTGGTCACGGCAGCGCTCGCGGCGGTCCCCGCGCCGGAGCGGGGAGAGCCGTGGGGGGAGGGCGTCGAGACGAGCGTGACGCTCGACGGCGCCGCCGCGGCCGAGCTGCTCGCCTGCTACGGCCTGCGGGTCTGGCCCGTGCGCCGCGTCCCCACCGCCGGCGACGCCGTGGCCGCGGCCGCGGCGCTCGGCTGGCCCGTGGCGCTCAAGACGGCCAGCCCGACCTTGCGGCACCGCACCGACCTGGGCGGCGTGCGCCTCGACCTCGCCGACGCCGAGGAGCTGCGCGAGGCGTTCGAGCGCATGCGGGCCGTCGCGCGGGCGGCGGGCCTCGACCCGCTCCTCGAGGTGCAGTCGATGGCCCCGACGGGCGTCGCCGTCGTCGTGCGGTCCGTCGAGGACCCGCTGTTCGGGCCGGTCGTCTCCTTCGGCCTCGCCGGCGACGCCGTCGACCTGCTCGGCGACGTCGCCTCCGCCGTCGCGCCGCTCACCGACGTCGACGTGCACGAGCTCGTGCGCGCGGTGCGGGCCGCGCCGCGCCTGTTCGGCTACCAGGGCGCCCCGCACGCCGACGTCGACGCGGTCGAGGACGTCGTGGCGCGCGTGTCCGTCATGGCCGACGACCTGCCCGAGCTCGCCTCGCTGGAGCTGTACCCCGTCGTCGCCGCCGAGCAGGGCGTGTCGGTGCTGCACGCGGCCGTGCGCCTGCGGCATGCCGCCGAGCGCCGCGACCCGCTGCGCCGCGTGCTGCCCGGCTGA
- the feoB gene encoding ferrous iron transport protein B — protein MSCHDAAPGVVVEAGTLTIGLVGNPNAGKSTLFNTLSGARQAVMNAPGTTVELQTGTWKRGGRRLALVDLPGTYSLTPRSPDEQVAADYVAGRGELGRPDVAVVVLDGSALARSLYLLAQVHETGTPVVAAVTMLDVAAARSVTPDLDALATAAQVPVVALDPRTGSGVEALGVAVERLLETTRCPAGCACAQADRHAHGGCRCATATAAPVAMSDEERFAWTERVLAAAVPTPPAVPVRSTSDRIDRVLLHPWLGVPVFLAVMWAVFELTTVVATPLVDAVGGFFGGPLASGLRAVVPGPAWVEGLLVDGVLSGVGTVLSFVPLLALVFVAIGMLEDSGYLARAAFVADRALRSIGLDGRAMVPLVIGFGCNVPAMVATRTMPDARRRLLTGLLIPLTSCPARLTVYVLVAGTFFPRSAGTVVFGLYVLSGLLVILGGLVLRSTAFRDLRQTRPLVLALPAYHVPRLRPLLLSTWTRVAAFVRGAGGIIAGTLVVVWVLSAIPVTGGHPVGEVPVHDSVYGRVADGIAPVLAPAGLDDWRLASALTTGFVAKEVVVGALAQSFSLDPADVGAASADGALGDQLRATLDVTSGGHATAAALAFLVFVLAYTPCLATVAEQRRVFGGRWAFGAVAVQLTFAWLLAVAVFQTGRLLA, from the coding sequence GTGAGCTGCCACGACGCGGCGCCCGGCGTCGTCGTGGAGGCAGGGACGCTCACCATCGGGCTCGTCGGCAACCCCAACGCCGGCAAGTCCACGCTCTTCAACACGCTCAGCGGCGCCCGGCAGGCCGTGATGAACGCGCCCGGCACCACCGTCGAGCTGCAGACCGGCACGTGGAAGCGCGGCGGTCGCCGCCTCGCCCTCGTCGACCTGCCCGGCACGTACAGCCTCACGCCACGCTCGCCCGACGAGCAGGTGGCCGCCGACTACGTCGCCGGGCGCGGCGAGCTCGGCCGCCCCGACGTCGCCGTCGTCGTCCTCGACGGGTCCGCGCTCGCGCGGTCCCTCTACCTGCTCGCGCAGGTGCACGAGACCGGCACGCCCGTCGTCGCCGCCGTGACCATGCTCGACGTCGCCGCCGCGCGCAGCGTCACGCCCGACCTCGACGCGCTCGCCACCGCCGCGCAGGTGCCCGTCGTCGCGCTCGACCCGCGCACCGGGAGCGGCGTGGAGGCGCTCGGCGTCGCCGTCGAACGCCTGCTCGAGACGACGCGGTGCCCGGCCGGGTGCGCGTGCGCGCAGGCCGACCGGCACGCGCACGGCGGCTGCCGCTGCGCGACGGCCACAGCCGCGCCCGTCGCGATGAGCGACGAGGAGCGCTTCGCCTGGACCGAGCGCGTGCTCGCGGCCGCCGTGCCGACGCCGCCCGCCGTCCCCGTGCGCTCGACGTCCGACCGCATCGACCGCGTCCTGCTGCACCCGTGGCTCGGCGTGCCGGTGTTCCTCGCCGTCATGTGGGCCGTCTTCGAGCTCACCACCGTCGTCGCGACGCCGCTCGTCGACGCCGTCGGCGGGTTCTTCGGCGGGCCCCTCGCGAGCGGGCTGCGGGCCGTCGTCCCCGGGCCCGCGTGGGTCGAAGGGCTGCTCGTCGACGGCGTGCTCTCCGGCGTCGGCACGGTGCTGTCGTTCGTCCCGCTGCTCGCCCTCGTGTTCGTCGCGATCGGCATGCTCGAGGACTCCGGGTACCTGGCCCGCGCGGCGTTCGTCGCCGACCGGGCGCTGCGTTCCATCGGGCTGGACGGGCGGGCCATGGTGCCGCTCGTCATCGGGTTCGGGTGCAACGTGCCGGCCATGGTCGCCACGCGCACCATGCCCGACGCCCGCCGGCGCCTGCTGACCGGCCTGCTCATCCCGCTGACGTCGTGCCCCGCCCGCTTGACGGTGTACGTGCTGGTGGCGGGCACGTTCTTCCCGCGGTCCGCAGGCACGGTCGTCTTCGGGCTCTACGTGCTCTCCGGGCTGCTCGTGATCCTGGGCGGGCTCGTGCTGCGCTCGACGGCGTTCCGCGACCTGCGCCAGACCCGGCCCCTCGTGCTCGCCCTGCCCGCGTACCACGTGCCGCGCCTCCGTCCGCTCCTCCTGTCGACGTGGACGCGCGTCGCCGCGTTCGTCCGTGGCGCCGGCGGCATCATCGCCGGCACGCTCGTCGTGGTCTGGGTGCTCTCCGCGATCCCCGTGACCGGCGGGCACCCCGTCGGCGAGGTGCCGGTCCACGACTCCGTCTACGGCCGCGTCGCCGACGGCATCGCGCCCGTGCTCGCCCCGGCGGGGCTCGACGACTGGCGCCTCGCCTCGGCCCTGACCACCGGGTTCGTCGCCAAGGAGGTGGTGGTCGGCGCGCTCGCGCAGTCCTTCTCGCTCGACCCCGCCGACGTCGGTGCCGCCTCCGCCGACGGCGCCCTCGGCGACCAGCTGCGCGCCACCCTCGACGTGACGTCGGGCGGGCACGCGACCGCGGCGGCGCTCGCCTTCCTCGTGTTCGTGCTCGCGTACACCCCGTGCCTGGCGACGGTCGCCGAGCAGCGCCGCGTGTTCGGCGGGCGCTGGGCGTTCGGCGCGGTCGCGGTGCAGCTGACGTTCGCGTGGCTGCTCGCGGTGGCCGTGTTCCAGACCGGCCGGCTGCTCGCGTGA
- a CDS encoding alpha/beta fold hydrolase, translated as MDIVLIPGFWLDASAWDDVVPALEAAGHTVHALTLPGLTPGADRSGIHLSDHVDAVVAAIDAVPDDAPVVLVGHSASGGLAYAAAAQRIDRVPRVVYVDSGPMAEGDAVDAGLDPAVVDHELPSWDQFGDEDLVDLTDALREQFRARAVPQPGNTVREAHHYTGSADERRTIPGTVIACEYPAEALRALMGQDHPYVRELSLLTDYEIVDLPTGHWPMLTRPAKLAEAILAAVDQDVDEA; from the coding sequence ATGGACATCGTGCTGATCCCTGGATTCTGGCTCGACGCGTCCGCGTGGGACGACGTCGTTCCCGCCCTGGAGGCCGCAGGGCACACCGTGCACGCGCTCACGCTCCCCGGGCTGACGCCCGGCGCCGACCGGTCGGGCATCCACCTCTCCGACCACGTCGACGCCGTCGTCGCCGCGATCGACGCCGTCCCCGACGACGCGCCCGTCGTGCTCGTGGGGCACTCCGCGAGCGGGGGGCTCGCCTACGCGGCCGCCGCCCAGCGCATCGACCGCGTGCCCCGCGTCGTCTACGTCGACAGCGGCCCGATGGCGGAGGGCGACGCCGTCGACGCGGGGCTCGACCCGGCCGTCGTCGACCACGAGCTGCCGTCGTGGGACCAGTTCGGGGACGAGGACCTCGTCGACCTCACCGACGCGCTGCGGGAGCAGTTCCGCGCCCGGGCGGTCCCGCAGCCCGGCAACACGGTGCGCGAGGCGCACCACTACACCGGCAGCGCCGACGAGCGCCGCACGATCCCCGGCACCGTCATCGCGTGCGAGTACCCCGCCGAGGCGCTGCGCGCGCTCATGGGGCAGGACCACCCGTACGTGCGCGAGCTGTCGCTGCTCACGGACTACGAGATCGTCGACCTGCCCACCGGGCACTGGCCCATGCTCACCAGGCCTGCCAAGCTGGCCGAGGCGATCCTCGCGGCGGTCGACCAGGACGTCGACGAGGCCTGA
- a CDS encoding FeoA family protein: MDLRLCPAGTSAEVRWVDLEDGERARLRELGLREGAVVHVVHCSAFGGRVVAVGSDRLAIDGRTCACIGVTPLTPELAGASA; this comes from the coding sequence GTGGATCTGCGTCTGTGCCCCGCGGGCACCTCCGCCGAGGTGCGCTGGGTGGACCTCGAGGACGGCGAGCGCGCCCGGTTGCGCGAGCTCGGCCTGCGCGAGGGAGCCGTGGTCCACGTCGTGCACTGCAGCGCGTTCGGGGGCCGCGTCGTCGCCGTCGGCTCCGACCGCCTCGCCATCGACGGGCGCACGTGCGCCTGCATCGGCGTCACGCCGCTCACCCCCGAGCTCGCCGGGGCGTCGGCGTGA
- a CDS encoding DMT family transporter, with translation MTRRGALLFVALGIIWGIPYLFIRLAVAELSPPVIVLGRCVIGALVLLPFALRSGDLRAVLRRWPLVLAYAGVEIMLAWWLLTDAERHITSSLAGLLVAATPIFATVLALALRIDRRVSPLRVTGLLVGLGGVAALAGVDAAGGAPLRPVLQVLATALCYAIGPMIIARRLGGVSPVAVNAVALSLAAIVYAPFAVASWPTSTPSGGVIGSVVLLGLVPTALAFVLLFQLIAEVGPAPATVITYLNQAVALLAGVVFLSEPVTTGIVVGFPLVLVGAFLATWRPRRARVAEPAARAG, from the coding sequence TTGACCAGGCGCGGAGCACTCCTCTTCGTCGCCCTCGGGATCATCTGGGGCATCCCGTACCTGTTCATCCGGCTGGCGGTCGCGGAGCTGTCACCGCCCGTGATCGTGCTCGGCCGGTGCGTCATCGGCGCGCTCGTGCTGCTGCCGTTCGCGCTGCGCTCGGGCGACCTGCGCGCGGTGCTGCGGCGCTGGCCCCTGGTGCTCGCCTACGCGGGCGTCGAGATCATGCTCGCCTGGTGGCTGCTGACCGACGCCGAGCGGCACATCACGTCCTCGCTCGCCGGGCTGCTCGTCGCCGCGACGCCGATCTTCGCCACGGTGCTCGCGCTCGCGCTGCGCATCGACCGGCGCGTGTCGCCGCTGCGCGTCACCGGGCTGCTCGTGGGGCTCGGCGGCGTGGCCGCGCTCGCCGGGGTCGACGCCGCCGGGGGCGCTCCCCTGCGCCCCGTGCTCCAGGTGCTCGCGACGGCGCTGTGCTACGCCATCGGGCCGATGATCATCGCGCGGCGGCTGGGCGGCGTGTCCCCCGTCGCCGTCAACGCCGTCGCGCTGAGCCTCGCCGCCATCGTCTACGCGCCCTTCGCGGTCGCGTCGTGGCCCACGTCGACGCCGTCGGGCGGGGTCATCGGGTCCGTCGTGCTGCTGGGACTCGTGCCGACGGCGCTCGCGTTCGTGCTGCTGTTCCAGCTCATCGCCGAGGTGGGGCCGGCGCCCGCCACCGTCATCACCTACCTCAACCAGGCGGTCGCGCTGCTCGCGGGCGTGGTCTTCCTGTCCGAACCCGTCACGACGGGCATCGTCGTCGGCTTCCCGCTCGTGCTCGTCGGCGCGTTCCTCGCGACGTGGCGGCCACGCCGTGCACGTGTCGCCGAGCCCGCGGCACGCGCGGGATAG
- a CDS encoding lysoplasmalogenase family protein, protein MYDDVHAGPGFDPEPVPDPGGALPRGVLTPALRRIEPWLPTRAARGWFALFLLLALVHLVAQLVVPGGWDVAHVTQWVLMPPLAAALWTATAPPRPRLVQLAVVALLCSWAGDTVPSFVPGDAAFPAMMGVFLCAQLVYVAAFWPYRDRSVLRRARGVVALYAVVYLAVVVGASQGLPPGPAAVVMVVGLVVYGAALVTMAVLATGVDRLAAAGGAVFLVSDGLIGLAQGLPETVDALPPGGHAFLVMLTYVVAQTLLAAGVRRRSVAGQRVGGRG, encoded by the coding sequence GTGTACGACGACGTCCACGCCGGACCCGGGTTCGACCCCGAGCCGGTCCCCGACCCCGGAGGCGCGCTGCCCCGGGGCGTCCTGACTCCCGCGCTGCGCCGGATCGAGCCCTGGCTGCCGACCCGCGCCGCGCGCGGCTGGTTCGCCCTCTTCCTGCTGCTCGCGCTGGTGCACCTCGTCGCGCAGCTCGTGGTCCCCGGCGGGTGGGACGTCGCGCACGTGACGCAGTGGGTGCTCATGCCCCCGCTCGCCGCCGCGCTGTGGACGGCGACCGCGCCGCCGCGGCCCCGCCTCGTGCAGCTCGCGGTCGTCGCGCTGCTGTGCTCCTGGGCGGGCGACACGGTGCCGTCGTTCGTGCCCGGCGACGCGGCCTTCCCCGCGATGATGGGCGTGTTCCTGTGCGCACAGCTCGTCTACGTCGCCGCGTTCTGGCCGTACCGGGACCGAAGCGTGCTGCGGCGCGCCCGCGGCGTCGTCGCGCTCTACGCGGTGGTCTACCTGGCCGTCGTCGTGGGGGCGTCGCAGGGGCTGCCGCCCGGGCCTGCGGCCGTGGTGATGGTGGTCGGCCTCGTCGTGTACGGCGCCGCCCTCGTGACGATGGCGGTGCTCGCCACGGGCGTCGACCGGCTCGCCGCGGCCGGCGGGGCGGTCTTCCTCGTGTCGGACGGGCTCATCGGCCTGGCGCAAGGGCTGCCCGAGACGGTGGACGCGCTGCCGCCCGGCGGGCACGCGTTCCTGGTGATGCTCACCTACGTCGTCGCGCAGACGCTGCTTGCCGCGGGCGTGCGGCGGCGCTCCGTCGCCGGGCAGCGTGTCGGGGGACGTGGGTAG
- a CDS encoding DNA gyrase/topoisomerase IV subunit A, whose translation MARKPVAAPAEPFDEKIVDIDVASEMESSFLEYAYSVIYARALPDARDGLKPVQRRILYMMSDMGLRPDRPYVKSSRVIGEVMGKLHPHGDQAIYDALVRLAQDFSLRLPLVDGHGNFGSLDDGPAAPRYTEARLAPPSTAMTAGLDEDVVDFVPNYDNKLTQPEVLPSAIPNLLVNGASGIAVGMATNMAPHNLVEVVAAGQHLLTNPSATLEDVMRFVPGPDLPTGGKIVGLDGVRDAYRTGRGTFRTRATARIENITPRRRGITITELPYLVGPEKVVEKIADGVKTKKIQGVANVQDLTDRAHGLRLVVEVKTGFDPEAVLEQLYRTTPLEDSFGINNVALVDGQPRTLGLLELLRVWVDHRIAVVRRRTAYRLGKRKERLHLVEGLLLAIVDIDEVIQVIRSSDDAGIARARLMDVFDLSEPQATYILDLQLRRLTRFSRIELEKEQSDLVKEIAELEEILGSDAVLRRVVSAEMGEVASTYGTPRRTVLLDAAGGTATSAAPAPGARGRKVGEISLEIADQPTHVLLSATGLLARTTIEPAAAGEGTLPDAVEPDAGPGTGVVSRHGRRHAHDALRGDVATTSRSDIGLVTTAGRVLRISALELPAIPPTDGAPSLSGGIPVAELADLAPGEEALTVVSLADDAPTLALGTAGGVVKRVTAGDVPGNKDEWPVITLKDGDSVVGAAPVTDDDEVVFVASDSSLLHYAASAVRPQGRAGGGIAGISLAAGQTVVFFGAARAAVRPELAVVTVAGTEGQLPGVGGGSVKVTPYELYPGKGRATGGVRSHRFLKGEDRLVLAWVGEGPARAVGGAGQPVDLPAADHRRDGSGAPLAAPITAIG comes from the coding sequence ATGGCGCGCAAGCCCGTCGCCGCCCCGGCCGAGCCCTTCGACGAGAAGATCGTCGACATCGACGTCGCCTCCGAGATGGAGTCGTCGTTCCTCGAGTACGCGTACTCCGTCATCTACGCGCGCGCGCTGCCGGACGCCCGGGACGGTCTCAAGCCGGTGCAGCGCCGCATCCTGTACATGATGTCGGACATGGGCCTGCGGCCCGACCGGCCCTACGTGAAGTCCTCGCGCGTCATCGGCGAGGTCATGGGCAAGCTGCACCCCCACGGCGACCAGGCCATCTACGACGCGCTCGTGCGCCTCGCGCAGGACTTCTCGCTGCGCCTGCCGCTGGTGGACGGCCACGGCAACTTCGGCTCGCTCGACGACGGCCCCGCCGCCCCCCGGTACACCGAGGCCCGCCTGGCCCCGCCGTCGACGGCGATGACCGCGGGCCTGGACGAGGACGTCGTCGACTTCGTCCCGAACTACGACAACAAGCTGACCCAGCCCGAGGTGCTGCCGTCCGCGATCCCGAACCTGCTGGTCAACGGCGCGTCCGGCATCGCCGTGGGCATGGCCACGAACATGGCCCCGCACAACCTCGTCGAGGTCGTCGCGGCGGGCCAGCACCTGCTCACGAACCCGTCGGCGACGCTCGAGGACGTCATGCGGTTCGTCCCCGGCCCCGACCTGCCCACGGGCGGCAAGATCGTGGGCCTCGACGGCGTCCGCGACGCCTACCGCACGGGCCGCGGCACGTTCCGCACCCGGGCCACCGCGCGCATCGAGAACATCACGCCGCGCCGCCGCGGCATCACCATCACCGAGCTGCCGTACCTGGTGGGCCCGGAGAAGGTGGTCGAGAAGATCGCCGACGGCGTCAAGACGAAGAAGATCCAGGGCGTCGCCAACGTCCAGGACCTCACCGACCGCGCGCACGGGCTGCGCCTCGTGGTCGAGGTCAAGACCGGCTTCGACCCCGAGGCCGTGCTCGAGCAGCTGTACCGCACCACGCCGCTCGAGGACTCGTTCGGCATCAACAACGTGGCCCTGGTTGACGGGCAGCCGCGCACCCTCGGCCTGCTCGAGCTGCTGCGGGTGTGGGTGGACCACCGCATCGCCGTCGTCCGCCGCCGCACGGCCTACCGCCTCGGCAAGCGCAAGGAACGCCTCCACCTGGTCGAGGGCCTGCTCCTCGCGATCGTCGACATCGACGAGGTCATCCAGGTCATCCGCTCGTCGGACGACGCCGGCATCGCCCGCGCGCGCCTCATGGACGTGTTCGACCTGTCCGAGCCGCAGGCCACCTACATCCTCGACCTCCAGCTGCGCCGCCTGACCCGGTTCAGCCGCATCGAGCTGGAGAAGGAGCAGAGCGACCTCGTCAAGGAGATCGCCGAGCTCGAGGAGATCCTCGGCTCGGACGCCGTGCTGCGCCGCGTCGTCTCCGCCGAGATGGGCGAGGTCGCCTCGACCTACGGCACCCCGCGCCGCACCGTGCTGCTCGACGCCGCGGGAGGCACGGCGACGTCGGCGGCCCCGGCTCCGGGCGCCCGCGGGCGCAAGGTCGGCGAGATCTCCCTCGAGATCGCCGACCAGCCCACGCACGTGCTGCTGTCCGCGACCGGCCTGCTGGCGCGCACGACGATCGAGCCCGCCGCGGCGGGCGAGGGCACCCTCCCCGACGCCGTCGAGCCCGACGCCGGCCCTGGCACGGGCGTGGTGTCCCGCCACGGCCGTCGTCACGCGCACGACGCCCTGCGCGGCGACGTCGCGACGACGTCGCGCTCCGACATCGGGCTCGTGACCACCGCGGGCCGCGTGCTGCGCATCTCCGCGCTGGAGCTCCCCGCGATCCCGCCCACCGACGGCGCCCCGTCGCTCTCCGGCGGCATCCCCGTGGCCGAGCTGGCCGACCTCGCCCCGGGCGAGGAGGCGCTCACGGTCGTCTCGTTGGCCGACGACGCGCCCACGCTCGCGCTCGGCACCGCGGGCGGCGTGGTCAAGCGCGTGACCGCGGGCGACGTCCCCGGCAACAAGGACGAGTGGCCCGTCATCACGCTCAAGGACGGCGACTCCGTCGTCGGCGCCGCCCCGGTGACCGACGACGACGAGGTCGTGTTCGTCGCGTCCGACTCGTCCCTGCTGCACTACGCGGCCTCCGCGGTGCGCCCCCAGGGGCGCGCGGGCGGCGGCATCGCGGGCATCAGCCTCGCCGCGGGGCAGACCGTCGTGTTCTTCGGCGCCGCGCGGGCCGCGGTCCGCCCGGAGCTCGCCGTCGTGACGGTCGCCGGGACCGAGGGGCAGCTGCCCGGCGTCGGCGGCGGGTCCGTCAAGGTCACGCCCTACGAGCTCTACCCGGGCAAGGGGCGCGCGACGGGCGGCGTCCGCTCGCACCGCTTCCTCAAGGGCGAGGACCGGCTGGTCCTCGCGTGGGTGGGCGAGGGCCCGGCCCGCGCCGTCGGCGGCGCCGGACAGCCCGTCGACCTGCCCGCCGCGGACCACCGCCGCGACGGCTCCGGCGCTCCTCTGGCGGCGCCGATCACCGCGATCGGCTGA